A single genomic interval of Danio aesculapii chromosome 5, fDanAes4.1, whole genome shotgun sequence harbors:
- the selplg gene encoding P-selectin glycoprotein ligand 1: MAAMVANRLGCLSVLVVLLTLSSMVTSRSLRMKRDISSNITSTYANETQSPSTVAEEKMTTTIETPVQTVNVTPKSVTNYRHTPDLNHTQQITSAGTENLTVYPPAEKISLHTQLPTTNNSTGHTAQGGSSAPTFPAASEPSKVTEKPTTTYETSSHVSMTSRKSSTVTTHSCATASSKQNGLVGRCLIAIASMAALTTIFIISTICLATKLSAYRYRHKAHLLQETEMVCISALMNDTDHPVPKPRRHPKSNGALIPNAEDGDPDGDDLTLNSFLPDIEGPL; encoded by the coding sequence ATGGCAGCGATGGTGGCTAACAGACTTGGTTGTTTATCAGTTCTTGTTGTGCTGCTGACTTTAAGCAGCATGGTCACCTCAAGATCTCTTAGGATGAAAAGAGATATCAGTTCCAACATAACATCTACATACGCCAATGAAACGCAAAGCCCATCAACCGTAGCTGAAGAAAAAATGACCACCACAATCGAAACTCCAGTACAGACAGTTAATGTAACACCCAAATCAGTTACAAATTACCGCCATACTCCAGACTTGAACCACACCCAACAAATAACATCTGCAGGAACCGAGAACCTGACTGTCTACCCACCGGCAGAGAAGATTAGTTTGCACACCCAACTTCCCACAACAAATAACAGCACTGGACACACTGCGCAAGGAGGAAGCTCTGCACCCACATTTCCTGCGGCATCGGAGCCTAGTAAGGTAACAGAAAAGCCTACAACCACGTATGAGACTTCATCTCATGTCTCTATGACATCTAGAAAGTCAAGCACTGTAACAACCCACTCGTGTGCCACTGCCTCTTCTAAGCAAAACGGCCTTGTGGGTCGCTGTCTCATCGCCATTGCCTCAATGGCCGCTCTGACCACCATCTTCATCATCAGCACCATCTGCTTGGCTACAAAGCTCTCGGCGTACAGATACAGGCACAAGGCGCATCTTCTCCAGGAGACCGAGATGGTTTGTATTTCTGCTCTGATGAACGATACCGATCACCCAGTTCCAAAACCAAGACGACACCCTAAAAGTAACGGAGCGTTGATTCCGAATGCTGAGGATGGAGATCCTGATGGAGATGACCTGACTTTGAACAGCTTTCTTCCTGATATCGAAGGCCCTCTTTAG